Sequence from the Phaeodactylum tricornutum CCAP 1055/1 chromosome 4, whole genome shotgun sequence genome:
CGCCGCTGAACAAAACCCGGAAAGTTACAATATTGGATTGTTGTGACGTGGGACGAGGAACTTTCAGCCAAAACAATTTCGATCATTTGACACTCAGCATTCCAAATGCTGTTTTTTTTTCTCGACCTTGAAGCCTTTGTCTGTGCTCCACGTTGAAGCGTGCGTCTTGATAGCCCTCCGTCAGAGAAACGCTTATCTGGGATCGGCAACTTCTCATCATGctcacaaatttggaaaCAGAACTTGTCGTTTGCTTCCTTCGATACCCACAGCGGAAGAACACGTTTGCATAAAATTCGACAAAATGTACAGATTCGCGGTGTTTTACGCCTTGATAGGAGTTGCCGAAGCTCGGGCAAGATCCTTTATAGTCCAATCTTGTCACACATCCTTTGCTACTTTACAAGGTCGATCTTACCTTCTCCCTTACGACGGCATTCTAGAATTGCGAGGGGGTGCTAGTGAAGATCTGAAGCCGAAAAAGAGCAAAcggaaaaaaagaaaaagcaaatCGCAAACAGAATCTAGGGCCAAACTTGATTTAGAGAGAAAGCCATTGCAATCTGAGAGAAAGACGGCATCTCGAGCATCGTCAGCTGAAAAATCATCGAAAACATCGAAAGTTATGAAGAGAACGACCCTCCCAAAACGTTCGCCAGCCGCAGACGCGCACCTTCAGGCTAAGCTCAAGTCGACGAGCCCAAACTATCGGATCCAACGTGAATTAAAAGCTTTTCTTTCTGATCCACCGTCCAATTTATCTGTGAAAGTGGGAAAGAACCTACGCGTCTGGATAGTGAGTATTGAAGGAGCCAAGGGAACCGTTTATGAAGGGGAAATTTTCAAGCTACGAATAAGCTTTCCACCACAGTATCCGACAGTCCCACCCAGCGTGTACTTTTTACCACCCAGTATTCCGGTACACGAGCACGTTTATACCAACGGTGATATTTGCCTGTCATTACTGGGCAAGGATTGGCGACCCACAATGACGGCACAATCGATAGCTGTTAGCATTCTCTCGATTTTATCGTCGGCCCAATCCAAATCTCTGCCCATGGACAATGCGAGGCATGCACAGAACAAGCCCGGTGAATATCAAAAGGACTGGGTCTATCATGATGATAACTGCTGATGCAAACGAAATGATTGTTATCGTGAGCCATCGTCCCCTGGTTCATCTAATAAAAATCTTGGTTACGAAGATGGTAGTAACAGCATCACATTTTGTTTAACTTTATCATTGCAGCACTTTTAATCGGAAAGTGTCACCCTGCAAGTCCTTCAGCCAAATCTGCTGCTTCATTTTACACAACCAGACAATACTCTTTTTGACGACAGTGAAAGAGTCCCGGGTGTCGCCACCATGGTATAATCCTTTCAGTCACCCTCAGTACTGTTTACCGCCTCAGGATTTAGTGATCCAACCAAATGCACGCATGACGAACCACGCCATCCAGAAAACAAAGCTCAACGAGCTCAAAACCAAAGCTGCTCTGAGCTGCTGTTCATCGCTTTCCGTAAAATCCCCGCCGCCATATTCGGCCTGACTACTAACCATGTCAACTTTCACTTGAGTTACCTCGCCCTCTGCCTCCGCGAGGCGCTCGCGCAAAGATTCAGTCTCGGATCGCGCCGTAGCCAGCTCAGTATTGAGCTTACGGAgcatttcttccaactcAACTGCGTCACCTCGAACTTCCTGCAGTTGAATATCCAAAATCGAGTCACGCTTGCTGGAGATCACAAAATCCGCGGCACCAATAATAGCTTCTGTGTCCTGTTCAAAAGTCCAGGGTGTTCCGGCGCCATCCGCCTCCAGAAGAGTGTCGATTG
This genomic interval carries:
- a CDS encoding predicted protein, yielding MKRTTLPKRSPAADAHLQAKLKSTSPNYRIQRELKAFLSDPPSNLSVKVGKNLRVWIVSIEGAKGTVYEGEIFKLRISFPPQYPTVPPSVYFLPPSIPVHEHVYTNGDICLSLLGKDWRPTMTAQSIAVSILSILSSAQSKSLPMDNARHAQNKPGEYQKDWVYHDDNC